Proteins encoded within one genomic window of Jiangella mangrovi:
- a CDS encoding N-acetylglutaminylglutamine amidotransferase: MCGLTGEFRFDNRPADLAAVGLMCDAMVSRGPDDSGAYAHGSLALGHRRLSIIDLSPHGHQPMVDAELGLTVVFNGCIYNYRELRDELSGHGYRFFSTSDTEVIAKAYHRWGEDLVDHLLGMFALAIHERDSGRLVLARDRLGIKPLYLAETPGRLRFASTLPALVRAGDVDTSIDPVALHHYLTWHAVVPAPHTILAGVRKLPPATIRVVEADGASRERVYWDPPFTRDPAKSGWSASDWEEAVLESVRVAVRRRLVADVPVGVLLSGGLDSSLVVGLLAQEGQTGLNTFSIGFDAVGGEEGDEFKYSDVIAREFGTEHHRIRIGADLLPSLGDAISAMSEPMVSHDAVAFYLLSKEVSRHVKVVQSGQGADEVFAGYHWYPPLAGVGRADAVGTYAKAFFDRDHAAMAEVVAPAHRTKDAVSLDFVRDHFTKNGAETGVDAALRLDTQIMLTDDPVKRVDNMTMAWGLEARVPFLDHELVELAAQCPPELKLAQEGKGVLKEAARRVIPHEVIDRPKGYFPVPALKYLQGPYLELVEDALHSSAARDRGLFRPEYVDRLRQDPNADLTPLRGNRLWQLGLLELWLQSHLPGEGVAR; this comes from the coding sequence ATGTGCGGTCTCACCGGAGAATTCAGGTTCGACAACCGCCCCGCCGACCTCGCCGCGGTCGGCCTGATGTGTGACGCCATGGTGTCGCGCGGACCGGACGATTCCGGCGCCTACGCGCACGGCTCGCTGGCCCTCGGCCACCGCCGACTGTCCATCATCGACCTGTCTCCACACGGCCATCAGCCGATGGTCGACGCCGAGCTCGGACTGACGGTCGTCTTCAACGGCTGCATCTACAACTACCGCGAGCTGCGCGACGAGCTGAGCGGCCACGGCTACCGGTTCTTCTCCACGTCCGACACCGAGGTCATCGCCAAGGCCTACCACCGGTGGGGCGAGGACCTCGTCGACCACCTCCTCGGCATGTTCGCGCTGGCGATCCACGAACGCGACAGCGGCCGGCTGGTGCTGGCCCGCGACCGCCTCGGCATCAAGCCGCTGTACCTCGCCGAGACGCCCGGCCGGCTGCGGTTCGCCAGCACGCTGCCCGCCCTGGTCCGCGCCGGCGACGTCGACACCTCCATCGACCCGGTCGCGCTGCACCACTACCTGACCTGGCACGCCGTCGTCCCCGCCCCGCACACCATTCTCGCGGGTGTGCGCAAGCTGCCGCCGGCCACGATCCGTGTCGTCGAGGCCGACGGCGCCAGCCGCGAGCGCGTCTACTGGGACCCGCCGTTCACCCGCGACCCGGCCAAGAGCGGCTGGTCGGCCAGCGACTGGGAGGAGGCCGTCCTCGAGTCGGTGCGCGTGGCCGTGCGCCGGCGTCTGGTCGCCGACGTCCCGGTGGGCGTGCTGCTGTCCGGCGGACTCGACTCCAGCCTCGTCGTCGGGCTGCTCGCTCAAGAGGGCCAGACCGGGCTGAACACGTTCAGCATCGGCTTCGACGCGGTCGGCGGCGAGGAGGGCGACGAGTTCAAGTACTCCGACGTCATCGCCCGCGAGTTCGGCACCGAGCACCACCGCATCCGCATCGGCGCCGACCTGCTGCCGTCGCTCGGCGACGCCATCTCCGCCATGAGCGAGCCGATGGTCAGCCACGACGCCGTCGCCTTCTACCTGCTGAGCAAGGAGGTCAGCCGGCACGTCAAGGTCGTGCAGTCCGGCCAGGGCGCCGACGAGGTGTTCGCCGGCTACCACTGGTACCCGCCGCTGGCCGGCGTAGGCCGAGCCGACGCCGTCGGCACCTACGCCAAGGCCTTCTTCGACCGCGACCACGCGGCCATGGCCGAGGTCGTCGCCCCCGCCCACCGCACGAAGGACGCCGTCAGCCTCGACTTCGTCCGCGACCATTTCACGAAGAACGGCGCCGAGACCGGCGTCGACGCGGCACTTCGGCTGGATACTCAGATCATGCTGACCGACGACCCGGTCAAGCGGGTCGACAACATGACCATGGCCTGGGGCCTCGAGGCTCGCGTGCCGTTCCTCGACCACGAGCTGGTCGAGCTGGCGGCGCAGTGCCCGCCGGAGCTGAAGCTCGCCCAGGAGGGCAAGGGCGTGCTCAAGGAGGCCGCCCGCCGGGTCATCCCGCACGAGGTCATCGACCGGCCCAAGGGCTACTTCCCGGTGCCGGCGCTCAAGTACCTGCAGGGGCCGTACCTCGAGCTGGTCGAGGACGCGCTGCACTCCAGCGCGGCGCGCGACCGCGGGCTGTTCCGGCCCGAGTACGTCGACCGGCTGCGCCAGGACCCCAACGCCGACCTCACTCCCCTGCGCGGCAACCGCCTCTGGCAGCTCGGCCTGCTGGAGCTGTGGCTGCAGTCGCACCTGCCGGGCGAGGGCGTGGCCAGGTGA
- the ngg gene encoding N-acetylglutaminylglutamine synthetase, with product MWSRPWKEAPEHLVRDMKRDVVVDLAWGRLVFAQTFEEPRHVIDLLRAEEEGRRDIAMYVADPHVLVSHAPGELFIDPSLTYRLELHRYRPRRNPVAGVFVRKMSELADAEEINRLYAGRGMVTGDTELMWANQRTPTFTYLVAQDERTGTIVGTVTGVDHVRAFDDPDNGASLWSLAVDPQCTIPGVGEALVRVLAERYIGRGRDHLDLSVLHDNDPAIRLYTKLGFQRVPVFAVKRKNPINEPLFVAGPAESTALNPYAKIIADEARRRGILVEITDAESGELRLSHGGRRIVTRESLSELTTAVAMSRCDDKQHTRRILQRAGLSVPRGVAASSPEADAAFLAEVGEVVVKPVRGEQGRGITVGVSSPEALADAVTLARTFCPDVLIEECVDGDDLRIVVIGHEVVAAAVRRPATVYGTGRHTVTELIDAHSRRRSAATGGESRVPMDETTVSTVRAAGHELDDVLPDGVALKVRRTANLHTGGTIHDVTATLHPALGAAAVAASRAIDIPVTGLDLIVPSPEESEYVLIEANERPGLANHEPQPTAARFVDLLFPATRTTPRAWQPPPVPQA from the coding sequence CTGTGGAGCCGGCCGTGGAAGGAGGCTCCGGAGCACCTCGTCCGGGACATGAAACGCGACGTCGTCGTCGACCTCGCCTGGGGCCGGCTGGTCTTCGCCCAGACCTTCGAGGAGCCGCGGCACGTCATCGACCTGCTCCGCGCCGAGGAGGAGGGCCGCCGCGACATCGCGATGTACGTCGCCGACCCGCACGTGCTGGTGTCGCACGCGCCCGGCGAGCTGTTCATCGATCCGTCGCTGACGTACCGGCTCGAGCTGCACCGCTACCGGCCGCGGCGCAACCCCGTCGCCGGCGTGTTCGTGCGCAAGATGAGCGAGCTCGCCGACGCCGAGGAGATCAACCGGCTGTACGCGGGGCGCGGCATGGTCACCGGCGACACCGAGCTCATGTGGGCCAACCAGCGCACGCCGACCTTCACGTACCTGGTCGCGCAGGACGAGCGCACCGGCACGATCGTCGGCACGGTCACCGGCGTCGACCACGTGCGCGCATTCGACGACCCCGACAACGGCGCCAGCCTGTGGAGCCTCGCCGTCGACCCGCAGTGCACCATCCCCGGCGTGGGCGAGGCGCTGGTCCGGGTGCTGGCCGAGCGCTACATCGGGCGCGGCCGCGACCACCTCGACCTCTCCGTGCTGCACGACAACGACCCCGCGATCCGGCTGTACACCAAGCTCGGGTTCCAGCGGGTGCCGGTGTTCGCGGTGAAGCGGAAGAACCCGATCAACGAGCCGCTGTTCGTCGCCGGCCCGGCGGAGTCGACCGCGCTCAACCCGTACGCGAAGATCATCGCCGACGAGGCCCGGCGGCGCGGGATCCTGGTCGAGATCACCGACGCCGAGAGCGGCGAGCTGCGGCTCTCGCACGGCGGCCGGCGCATCGTCACCCGCGAGTCGCTGTCGGAGCTGACGACGGCGGTCGCGATGAGCCGGTGCGACGACAAGCAGCACACCCGGCGGATCCTCCAGCGGGCCGGGCTGTCGGTGCCGCGCGGGGTCGCGGCGTCCTCGCCCGAGGCCGACGCCGCGTTCCTGGCCGAGGTCGGCGAGGTGGTCGTCAAGCCGGTGCGCGGCGAGCAGGGCCGCGGCATCACCGTCGGCGTGTCGTCGCCGGAGGCACTGGCCGATGCCGTCACGCTCGCCCGCACCTTCTGCCCCGACGTGCTCATCGAGGAGTGCGTCGACGGCGACGACCTGCGGATCGTGGTCATCGGCCACGAGGTCGTGGCCGCCGCCGTCCGCCGTCCGGCCACCGTGTACGGCACCGGGCGGCACACCGTCACCGAGCTGATCGACGCGCACAGCCGCCGCCGCTCGGCCGCGACGGGCGGCGAGTCGCGCGTGCCGATGGACGAGACGACGGTGTCGACGGTGCGGGCGGCCGGCCACGAGCTGGACGACGTGCTGCCCGACGGCGTCGCGCTGAAGGTCCGGCGCACCGCCAACCTGCACACCGGCGGCACCATCCACGACGTGACGGCGACCCTGCACCCGGCGCTCGGCGCGGCCGCGGTGGCGGCGAGCCGGGCCATCGACATCCCGGTCACCGGGCTGGACCTGATCGTGCCCAGCCCGGAGGAGAGCGAGTACGTGCTCATCGAGGCCAACGAGCGGCCGGGGCTGGCGAACCACGAGCCCCAGCCCACGGCTGCCCGCTTCGTCGACCTGCTATTCCCGGCCACCCGCACCACCCCGCGGGCCTGGCAGCCACCGCCGGTGCCGCAGGCCTGA